A stretch of DNA from Acidaminococcales bacterium:
GGCGGGTTTTGGGACCCGACCGGTTTGAAACTTGGCGTTTTTGAGGATTTGACGCCCGCCACTTATATTTTCTTTCAGACGGTGTTTTGCGCCACCGCCGCCACGATAGTGAGCGGGGCCATGGCGGAGCGCACGAAATTTATCGCCTACATTCTGTACAGTATCGCGATCAGCCTTTTTATTTACCCGATATCCGGGCATTGGGGCTGGGGGGGCGGCTGGCTGGCGGAACTTGGGTTTGTCGATTTCGCCGGTTCCACCATTGTGCACTCGGTCGGCGGTTGGGCCGCCCTTGTCGGCGCCTGGCTGGTCGGGCCAAGGATGGGCAAGTACAAGAAAAACGGTCAGGCAAACGTTATCCCCGGGCACAACCTCACCTTTACCACCCTCGGCGTTTTTATTCTTTGGCTGGGCTGGTTTGGCTTCAACCCCGGAAGCACGCTGGCGGCCAATGACGAAATAGGCCATATCGCCATGACAACCAATCTGGCGGCGGCCGCCGGCTCTATAGCCGTCCTTGCCCTTACCTGGAAAAAGTACGGCAAGCCGGATGTTTCCATGACCCTCAACGGCGTGTTGGCCGGGCTTGTCGGCATTACCGCCGGCTGCCAGGTCATAACCCTTCCCGGATCTGTCCTTGTCGGAATTATTTGCGGCTTTGTCGTAACTTACGGCGTGGAATTCATGGACAAAGTTCTTCATGTGGACGACCCGGTCGGCGCCATTCCCGTGCATTGTTTCTGCGGGGTGGCCGGCACGCTTTTGACCGGCCTGCTGGCCAATTACGCGCCGGGCACGGAAGGCGCCGTGACCGGGCTTTTCTACGGCGGGGGATTTGCGCTTTTAAAGGCGCAAATCATAGGCGTCGCCGCAGTCGCCGCTTGGACGCTCGCCACGGCGTATCTGGCATTTAAAGCAATTGACGCCGCCATTGGGCTGAGGGTCAGCAAGGAAAATGAGATTGACGGGCTCGACCAGTGCGAGCACGGCATCATGGCCTATCCTGACATCGTGCTGGGCGCCCTCGGCAAGATGGGCGGCGTACCGGATTTTATAGCGCCGAAGCCCGCCAACATGGGAGGTGTTAAAAATGCGTCCGATTTATAAGGTGGAGATAATGACCCGCCCGGAAAAACTTGACGAATTGAAAAAAGCCTTTTACGAAATCGGCATAAACGGCATGACCATCAGCCAAGTATACGGCTGCGGCACGCAAAAAGGCTATACGGAAGTTTACCGCGGCAATA
This window harbors:
- a CDS encoding ammonium transporter, whose product is MEQEIAGVARNLNIMWTLIAGMLVFWMQAGFAMVESGLCRSKNTCNILMKNLMDFSIGSILYYLVGFGIMFGASYHGLFGVGGFWDPTGLKLGVFEDLTPATYIFFQTVFCATAATIVSGAMAERTKFIAYILYSIAISLFIYPISGHWGWGGGWLAELGFVDFAGSTIVHSVGGWAALVGAWLVGPRMGKYKKNGQANVIPGHNLTFTTLGVFILWLGWFGFNPGSTLAANDEIGHIAMTTNLAAAAGSIAVLALTWKKYGKPDVSMTLNGVLAGLVGITAGCQVITLPGSVLVGIICGFVVTYGVEFMDKVLHVDDPVGAIPVHCFCGVAGTLLTGLLANYAPGTEGAVTGLFYGGGFALLKAQIIGVAAVAAWTLATAYLAFKAIDAAIGLRVSKENEIDGLDQCEHGIMAYPDIVLGALGKMGGVPDFIAPKPANMGGVKNASDL